CCGGGTAGTAGCTCGCCGAGGCACCCGCGCCGCCCCCCATCATCCCGAGCCCGATGGCCATGTCTTCATCGATTTCCTGCCGCCACCCCTCCGGCGCGGGCGGGAGGAACCCGATCAGCGCGTCGGCCTTCATCTCCTGCAGCTTGGCCCGGGCGAAATCGAGCTCCTCGAGGGCAAAGGTCGTGTCCCCGGCCTGGTAGGCTTCGAGCGCCGCCGAGAGCGCCTCCTCGATCTCGTCCGCGAGGACCGGCGCCGGCAACAGGCAAAGGCACAAGGCAAGGGGTCTCAACATCGTCGTTCTCCAAATTAACTGCGCGCAGTGTGCATCGCGCCCCGGCACCCGGCAAGCCGGGTTTCCCGGACATGGGCACCGCCTCGGGAGGCCTTGCATCTCCCGCGCCGCTGGCCTCAAGTCGCGCCATGGCCATGCGCGCGCTCGACCCCACCACACAGGCAAACAGGAAAGGCGCGGCCCTCATGCTGGGCTCCATGACGGCCTTCACGCTCAACGATGCCTTTATGAAGAGCCTCGGGATGGAATGGCCGCTCTTCCAGTCGATCTTTGTCCGGGGCATCTTCGCCGTCCTGATCATGGGCGCGCTCGCGGCCTATCTCGGCCATCTGAAGCTGCGCCTCTCCGGCAGGGACGCGCAGCTCGTGGCGATCCGGTCGATCTGCGAGGCCTTCGCCGCGGGGCTTTTCATCTACGCGATCTTCAACATGCCGCTGGCGGAGGCCACGGCGATCCTGCAGACCCTGCCGCTCACGGTCACGCTGGCGGGCGCGCTCTTTCTGGGCGAGCCGGTGGGCTGGCGGCGCTGGGCGGCGATCCTCGTGGGGTTCCTCGGCGTTCTCCTCATCGTGCAGCCCGGCGCGGCGGGCTTCACGCCGGTCTCGCTCTATGCCGTGGCGGCGGTGGTGCTCATCACCGGGCGCGATATCGCCGCGCGGCGCATGTCCGACAGGGTGCCGAGCCTTCTGGCCGCGCTCGCGGGCGCGCTGGCCGTGATGCTCTTTGGAGCCTTCGGTGCCACGACGGACGAGTGGCAGCCGCTCACCGCGACCGCCGCTTTCGCGCTGACGGGCGCGGTCTCCACGATCTTCTTTGCCTATCTCTTCTCGGTG
This genomic interval from Pseudomonadota bacterium contains the following:
- a CDS encoding DMT family transporter encodes the protein MAMRALDPTTQANRKGAALMLGSMTAFTLNDAFMKSLGMEWPLFQSIFVRGIFAVLIMGALAAYLGHLKLRLSGRDAQLVAIRSICEAFAAGLFIYAIFNMPLAEATAILQTLPLTVTLAGALFLGEPVGWRRWAAILVGFLGVLLIVQPGAAGFTPVSLYAVAAVVLITGRDIAARRMSDRVPSLLAALAGALAVMLFGAFGATTDEWQPLTATAAFALTGAVSTIFFAYLFSVAAMRSGDIGFVAPYRYSALLVALLLGIFVFDEIPGALTLVGAALITASGIYTLLRENRAKETA